The Salvelinus namaycush isolate Seneca chromosome 26, SaNama_1.0, whole genome shotgun sequence genomic sequence ACTTTGTCACACTCATCTCCTGCAAGACACCACCAGAAGACAGAGATTTATTTTTTTCATGAATGAGACATGTTGCACAAAAGATATCTCAGCTTCGGTAGCAGCTGAAGATAGCTGCTCAGGCGAGATTTCCACGCGATCCTTCCTCTTGTCTGAGCGTCGGAGAATAATAACAGAATGAATGTGGACGATGCGGTTGGTGTCCACCTGTGTAAACAAACCAGGTGACTTAGAAAGCAGAATACTTAGTAGGATTGTTAGCTAGAATCAATGAAATGTGTCACTATATCAAGTTAGGGACATATGCCaactaaaaatataaatgtaacaagggatacacatgcatgcatgtatgtatgtagtcGGATTAAATCAGGCTGGAATACACAATTAAATTGTACATACCAAgtgtgtattacagcctgattaaTCATACTAGAATGCATGTAACGTTATCTATCTATCGCGCTAGTAACACAAGGATTTCGCTGCATCTGCTATAACATCTGCTCAacgtgtacgcgaccaataaactgaTTGATTGATAAAGTTATATGGCTAAATGGCTAACGTTAAATAGCTAGCAAACATAACTTCACCTCTCCGATGCAGAGTCCCATTACTTCCTCCTTCTCGGTACTTAATGCATGATTCATGCAAACCAAAAAGGCATCTGATTCGAGGTGAACTGCGCTCACTGCCATGTTATAGAACTATAACTTCcacgtttaaaaaaataaataatcaatgactagctagctagctagctatttataAAACTCCACAAACTAGTTAACTATCTACTTTCTTATCAAAGCGTGTGTTACATCAATAACAGTACGGTGTTGCAAGGAGACGGATTATTCTATGGGTGAATCTCAAGTGTCAACTCttcgcgtcctctctcctcgcctccttcgcCTCCTTCAAACCTATTGGAAGAGAAGATCATAGGGGCGGGACCAGTAgatttctcatccaatgggttttgagaaggaggcgaggagagaggacgcgagaAGGCTGCAAAAGAGATCCCCCATGTGGTCCTAGCTACATAAATGTGCCAAAGTATTTTACCTCTTAGCCCTCAAAATCTTACACTTTTTATACAGTCGTACGTTTTCCACAAACATAAAATACATTTATAATACATTTATAGACATCACAAAATAATGTAGTTATAATTATCTGCAGTTTAATCAGCAAAATCCATAGGGCAGCCAATCCAGTCGGACGACATTTGGTAAACACCCGGGATTCCGGGGACGTTTGTAGCGCTCTTGAAGAACGAACAGGTATACAATCATGACAGTTCAGAATCGTAGGCTAATTGCAATATGTACAGGTGGTTAATAGTTTATGCTGATTGTCCAAGTAATCAAACATGTCTATTTGCATGTCTGTGTTTTCTTGATAGTGGTAAAATGCCACAGAAAGATCCTTGTCAGAAGCAAGCATGCGCAATTCAGAAGTGTTTACAAGGTGAGGGTTTTCCACAACATTATCTATTTATGATTTCTAACGTGAATAGCGTGTGTTTCATGTATTACACGCACTTAGCCCACTGTCTTTGTCTTCCAGCAAACAAGTACATAGAGAGCAGGTGCGAGGATGTAATAAGAGCTATGCGTATGTGCTGTGAGCACGCAGGCGAGAACTCCATCTGCTGCTCAGGGTTCGCTAGGGAACAGAAGTCTACAGAGCCTAAAATTCCTGGTGCACCTTGACCTGATTGTGGACACTGGACAACGGTCTTATTTGTAAATTGTACATGATGACAATGCTTCAAATGTAATAAAGTTGTTTATAATGACAGTAAATGATCCTACGGAGATGGAGTCCAGTGTTGTTCAAGTACTGTAGCCAGGGGTACAACTTCCACGGGGGGCCATGACCCCcctcacattctgaaattgcatttttgtccccctcAGTTTTATCATTGCACTGTGATACAAACCGCTGCTcgggtgtgctttaggaccatgcagatgCCTCAGAGCGGTCAGGCGTATAGGACCAGCACTGGAGAGCTGAACAGAGGCAgctactctttagttgactgattTAGCTGGCAatgtaactgctgtttgacagaaaaaatctatattcataaactggatggttcgagccccgaatgctgattggctggcaggggtggtatatttaagcaataaggcaccttgggggtttgtgatatatggacaagcaatgaggcacaagggggtgtggtatatggccaataagcACGATGCaaagcagagtgcctggatacagcctttagctgtggtatattggccatttaccacaaacccccgaagtgccttattgctattataaactggttaccaactcaATTAGaacagtacaaataaatgttgccatacccgtggtatacggtctgttataaactgggtgtttcgagccctgaatgctgattggctgacagccgtggtatatcaggggtatgacaaaacatttttttactgcTCCAATTACGTtgctaaccagtttataatagaaataaggctattataaactgtcatgcctaagaacagcccttagccgtggtatatggACAACAACATTTGATGATGTACCATTAGCTAGCAGAACTAGCCAAaagagctaacgttagctagctagctcattaaCTTTAGCGattatttttgcctcaatcacacGACCTGAATCAAACAATGAAACCAGCGGCCAAATGAATGAAGACTGATATTCTGACGTTTTTTTTCAGCTCAATGTGAGTTATCAGTCAGTATACCACTGTAaggttattgatctgtcagtttccctagctaattccctacttttcacactgacacggTGTAAATAGCTTTAgaggcttcactgtcatggtgcagtCAGTACACAACTCATCAtatcttagcaggatcagatgtccctacagggtcagacagccagggaagatcAATCTACGGAGTTTAGGggaattttgcagtatattataACAATCAATGAATGGATACGTTTTTGAGTTGATAGGTaggctacagtctgggatctgtGAATAATGGTAATTTAAATTgttgaaccattgattctattAATGTATAATAAATAAATGTTCACCAATGcaattctttgtcatgcctcatctgaGCAGGATCAGATAGTGATAGGGGTCTCATCAGGGTCAGGCAggcagggaagaccagtctgtgatagAGTGGAGGTGAATTTTTGCAGATACAACACTATTTTCTCTGTGCCGCAAACACTGTAAAGCAAGAAGCTTCAAAGATTGAAACTATTTTAAGTACGTCTGACAAACCAATAAAGctgatttccaaactgtatcaagcattgatagaggcttttcccgATGACACAAAACTTGTCATACagaaatgtgaggaagacctgggagactattgatgatgatgaatggatacagatatgttagaatgcccagtcatgttcatataatctcagacgtaaattactgcagtttaagaccatccatagaaagtactatatgccagtgaaactgaatatcatcACTCAGAAATGTACTTCCTCTGatggaggtgtaaaacacaaaagggcACATAATTGCATATGTTATgttcttgtgaaggctggctgaattctggcaaagagtatgtTCTGTCTTAACATGTCTATAGattctccctgtttttgtttgcttgtaaatgttgatactggagacttgTCAGAAAAAAACTGTGTAACCTAGCATTTACAGtggctaagaaatgcattgccattaattggaaggttggttatcctcccacaatggaTGGAAGAAATATCAAGTTATGCAGATAATCTTGTAATTAATCAAATCTAGTtaagggtatactgtgcaactttcataaggtctggatgccttatgGAAAACAGtacgacaaaaggagtctgtattgaaaacatgcccacgtcaggggagatacctattttggcaatccctagctgctgggctgctcaaTCTTGGCCCTGGGTGTCTGCCATACTATTGGTTATCACTTTGGCCTTGGCCTaacacctgaaaccaataatgaatgtttcactaagatcctcaAGCTGAGTagggtgtgttgggttggggtgttGCAGGGCCATGGACCCCTAGGGACAGGGTGACCCAGCTAaattgtgtgcaagtaaaaaaAGCTCTAgagtactattaggcctatgaattatatggagggtgtactgtttgtgtgttaatgtgtagCTGTTTTTATAAAACTTGTTTTCCAAACCTTTCCTTGAGACATAAACAAAAAAAGATGGGAAGGAAGTGTTGGGGGGAGAGcttagttattgactagactggtgggggcaTGCAGATGGCTCAGGCTGAAATTTCATAATAAAAAGTCGTACTTTATTTGTaagagttgttcatttgttaggctattggttaaaggtgcaacacaatattaATTATTTATCTAGTTCAGTCTTATCaatcacttaaacatatttaatgatctcttacctagcttgatgacAGCATTTTTGCTTACTTTGTTGTTCCAAATAGTGATGATAGAAGGGCCATAttagattgtgtagaaatgcaggaaattagctttagatgCCCCCAAAAAATGGGAGTGCCCCCAGACCCTCCACCAAGTTGTCCCCCCACTTCTAGAACAAAGTTGCACACCTTACTATAGCTGTATTTTCTGTGAAACTATGGCAAACAAAATCATTCTAAAGAGACAGTTCACTTTTTTATTACTTCTCCCAGAATTTTACATTTTGTTTGTAACAAAATATAGAATTTTAAACAGTGAAAAAAATACTATGAAGCTTTTGAACAGCACATTTTACACTTTGCTAAGTAATTGGGTAAGGGTTGCATTGAGGAGGAGAAACATTGGGAGAAATAATTGTAGCAAACTTGCATTCCTATCAGTGCATTACCTCATCACATATGTTCTCTACAAAGGCTTATTGATATGTTCCATGTATTACAGTACATTCCATAATTGTCCTTAGTCATCTGTAAGTACACTGGAATCTTGTATGCTGTGCGGCAGCTTTTGATCATGCAACATTAATCAACACAATCTGTACTTACAAACAAATCTTACTCAGACCTCAGTCTCAAGCATGGATTTAGAAAGCCAGATATGTCCAGTCTGGCTTTCTAACTCCCTGGTCTCAAGTAAGAACTTGACACGCATCCTCATCCACTGGTAAATAAGTCACTACTATTGGGGATGATTAATATGCACACACCATGATTGTCCTTGAATTACACTTTGGAATTTTAGGTAAGAAAATATAACGTCTGTAATACCATTCAAACTTGTGTTACTGCAGCCTCTTAGTCCCCTTGTACAGTACTTACTCATACATGTATTTGTTTGTAACTCTGAGACCCTTTGGTTTGAAGgaacataaacacacatacaacCTTGATCTTAACAATTTAGAAAATGAAGGATATTACTAAACAAATCCCAAATGAGGGAAAACAAGTTAAAAGGGCTTCGCTCCAGTTCCATCTGACAGAATGCATTTACATGTATCCAGATAGACATATTTTGGTGGATTTCAAACCATCTCAAATAAGTACTGTATTATACCAGAATAATGCATAGGAAAATGTAATAATAAATTAAATAGTAAGACAGGTCATGCATAAGCCTCAATGATAAACATAGTATTTTAAATAGCTGTGTTTTCAAATGGACACATTCCCATAAGCCCAAAAACACACATCAAGCCTATGAGTTACAGTTTGACATATTATTGATATGTAGTCTACTTGCATATCTAGATAGCTGGTTAGGTTTAAGCTTTTTTTCAGCCTTGTATTTGACACAATATTAAATAAAGAGATGAATTTGTAGATTTAGGAGGCCAAGCCCAGCAGAAATCCCCCAGCAAAACCTCCTGTGAGGACAATATTCTTCTTCACAAATGTCTGCACCTGGTAAAAAGAAAAACACCAATGCATGGTTAAGTTTAGCAGAGTTATGATAAGCATTGTTCTTAGTATGGAAGCCCGTTCCTTATGAGCCCAAGCCCGAAAATGCAAAATGTTAAAGTTATGACTGTgccattatacaatacatagcctaccacATATTACGCATggcagaaaaacaaaacaaaactgatttaagatgtctttaGTACATAATTAGTCTAGCTTATACTCCAAAATTAAACAGATTTGAGTAGtcgcctttgagtgtggactgtattattatgcatattggatggactggttaccttatgcgaCGCTCCAAAAtgtctatccatgagtctgggagagaacgtatagccCTAGGCCATGCACTTGATTTATTGATTTTGCAGTGCGACTTAAAGTTAGCCTAGAATTattgaatttgtatttgattttgaatagcctactAAAtagggattttttatttattttaagaattaATTGATTGACACATTACCTTCAgctatacagaatatctcaccaacATGCATTTCCATCTGCTCTCCTTTATTCCTTTCTTGAG encodes the following:
- the cmc4 gene encoding cx9C motif-containing protein 4 — encoded protein: MPQKDPCQKQACAIQKCLQANKYIESRCEDVIRAMRMCCEHAGENSICCSGFAREQKSTEPKIPGAP